From a region of the Nyctibius grandis isolate bNycGra1 chromosome 12, bNycGra1.pri, whole genome shotgun sequence genome:
- the SIAH1 gene encoding E3 ubiquitin-protein ligase SIAH1 isoform X1 produces the protein MTGRSASSFVYSWKGVWCACLPGSKTSQGKEMSRQTATALPTGTSKCTPSQRVPALTGTTASNNDLASLFECPVCFDYVLPPILQCQSGHLVCSNCRPKLTCCPTCRGPLGSIRNLAMEKVANSVLFPCKYASSGCEITLPHTEKADHEELCEFRPYSCPCPGASCKWQGSLDAVMPHLMHQHKSITTLQGEDIVFLATDINLPGAVDWVMMQSCFGFHFMLVLEKQEKYDGHQQFFAIVQLIGTRKQAENFAYRLELNGHRRRLTWEATPRSIHEGIATAIMNSDCLVFDTSIAQLFAENGNLGINVTISMC, from the exons ATGACGGGGAGATCTGCCTCCAGCTTTGTGTACTCGTGGAAGGGAGTCTGGTGTGCGTGCTTGCCGGGGAGTAAAACCAGCCAGGGGAAAG AAATGAGCCGTCAGACTGCTACAGCACTACCTACAGGTACTTCAAAGTGTACACCATCCCAGAGGGTGCCCGCACTGACGGGCACTACAGCTTCCAATAATGACTTGGCTAGTCTCTTTGAGTGTCCTGTGTGTTTTGACTATGTGCTGCCACCAATTCTTCAGTGTCAGAGTGGCCATCTTGTTTGTAGCAACTGTCGCCCCAAACTTACGTGCTGTCCAACTTGCCGAGGCCCGCTGGGCTCCATCCGTAACCTGGCTATGGAGAAAGTTGCCAATTCTGTACTGTTCCCATGTAAATATGCCTCTTCTGGATGTGAGATAACTTTGCCGCACACAGAAAAAGCCGACCATGAGGAGCTGTGTGAGTTCAGGCCTTACTCCTGTCCGTGTCCCGGTGCTTCGTGTAAATGGCAAGGTTCTCTGGATGCTGTGATGCCACATCTGATGCATCAACATAAGTCAATTACAACACTTCAGGGAGAAGATATAGTGTTCCTTGCTACAGACATTAATCTTCCTGGTGCTGTTGACTGGGTTATGATGCAGTCTTGTTTTGGCTTTCATTTCATGTTAGTGttggagaaacaggaaaaatatgatGGTCACCAGCAGTTCTTTGCAATTGTACAGCTGATAGGAACACGCAAGCAAGCAGAAAACTTTGCTTATCGACTCGAGTTAAATGGTCATAGGCGGCGATTGACTTGGGAAGCAACTCCTCGATCTATTCATGagggaattgcaacagccaTTATGAATAGTGACTGCCTAGTCTTTGACACCAGCAttgcacagctctttgcagaaaATGGCAATTTAGGCATCAATGTAACTATATCCATGTGTTGA
- the SIAH1 gene encoding E3 ubiquitin-protein ligase SIAH1 isoform X2: protein MSRQTATALPTGTSKCTPSQRVPALTGTTASNNDLASLFECPVCFDYVLPPILQCQSGHLVCSNCRPKLTCCPTCRGPLGSIRNLAMEKVANSVLFPCKYASSGCEITLPHTEKADHEELCEFRPYSCPCPGASCKWQGSLDAVMPHLMHQHKSITTLQGEDIVFLATDINLPGAVDWVMMQSCFGFHFMLVLEKQEKYDGHQQFFAIVQLIGTRKQAENFAYRLELNGHRRRLTWEATPRSIHEGIATAIMNSDCLVFDTSIAQLFAENGNLGINVTISMC, encoded by the coding sequence ATGAGCCGTCAGACTGCTACAGCACTACCTACAGGTACTTCAAAGTGTACACCATCCCAGAGGGTGCCCGCACTGACGGGCACTACAGCTTCCAATAATGACTTGGCTAGTCTCTTTGAGTGTCCTGTGTGTTTTGACTATGTGCTGCCACCAATTCTTCAGTGTCAGAGTGGCCATCTTGTTTGTAGCAACTGTCGCCCCAAACTTACGTGCTGTCCAACTTGCCGAGGCCCGCTGGGCTCCATCCGTAACCTGGCTATGGAGAAAGTTGCCAATTCTGTACTGTTCCCATGTAAATATGCCTCTTCTGGATGTGAGATAACTTTGCCGCACACAGAAAAAGCCGACCATGAGGAGCTGTGTGAGTTCAGGCCTTACTCCTGTCCGTGTCCCGGTGCTTCGTGTAAATGGCAAGGTTCTCTGGATGCTGTGATGCCACATCTGATGCATCAACATAAGTCAATTACAACACTTCAGGGAGAAGATATAGTGTTCCTTGCTACAGACATTAATCTTCCTGGTGCTGTTGACTGGGTTATGATGCAGTCTTGTTTTGGCTTTCATTTCATGTTAGTGttggagaaacaggaaaaatatgatGGTCACCAGCAGTTCTTTGCAATTGTACAGCTGATAGGAACACGCAAGCAAGCAGAAAACTTTGCTTATCGACTCGAGTTAAATGGTCATAGGCGGCGATTGACTTGGGAAGCAACTCCTCGATCTATTCATGagggaattgcaacagccaTTATGAATAGTGACTGCCTAGTCTTTGACACCAGCAttgcacagctctttgcagaaaATGGCAATTTAGGCATCAATGTAACTATATCCATGTGTTGA